From a region of the Mycolicibacterium sp. MU0050 genome:
- a CDS encoding lipid-transfer protein: MLSGKAAIAGIGATDFSKNSGRSELRLAAESVLDALDDAGLSPSDVDGLVTFTMDSNLETAVARSTGIGELKFFSQIGYGGGAAAATVQQAALAVATGVAEVVVAYRAFNERSEFRFGQVMTGLTVNADSRGVEYSWSYPHGLSTPAASVAMIAQRYMHEYGATSADFGAVSVADRKHAANNPKAHFYGKPITIEDHQNSRFIAEPLRLLDCCQETDGGVAIVVTTPERARDLKHRPAIIEAAAQGAGTDQFTMYSYYRDELGLPEMGLVGRQLWQQSGLSPADIQTAILYDHFTPYTLLQLEELGFCGKGEAKDFIAGGAIEIGGRLPINTHGGQLGEAYIHGMNGIAEGVRQLRGTSVNQVDNVEHVLVTAGTGVPTSGLILG, from the coding sequence ATGCTCTCCGGTAAGGCGGCCATCGCCGGTATCGGTGCCACCGACTTCTCCAAGAACTCCGGACGCAGCGAGCTTCGGCTGGCCGCGGAGTCGGTTCTGGACGCGCTCGACGACGCCGGGTTGTCCCCGTCTGACGTCGACGGCCTGGTGACGTTCACCATGGACTCCAACCTGGAGACCGCGGTGGCCCGCTCGACCGGGATCGGGGAGCTGAAGTTCTTCAGTCAGATCGGATACGGGGGCGGGGCTGCGGCCGCGACCGTCCAGCAGGCCGCGCTCGCGGTGGCGACGGGCGTGGCCGAGGTTGTGGTGGCCTACCGCGCGTTCAACGAGCGCTCCGAGTTCCGGTTCGGTCAGGTGATGACCGGCTTGACCGTCAACGCGGACTCGCGTGGCGTGGAGTACAGCTGGTCCTACCCGCACGGGTTGAGCACCCCGGCCGCGTCGGTGGCGATGATTGCCCAGCGCTACATGCACGAATACGGCGCCACCAGTGCCGATTTCGGCGCCGTCTCGGTGGCCGACCGCAAGCATGCGGCCAACAACCCGAAGGCGCATTTCTACGGCAAGCCGATCACCATCGAGGACCACCAGAATTCCCGGTTCATCGCCGAGCCGCTGCGGCTGCTGGATTGCTGCCAGGAGACCGACGGCGGGGTCGCGATCGTGGTGACCACGCCGGAGCGGGCCAGGGATCTCAAGCACCGCCCGGCGATCATCGAAGCTGCCGCCCAGGGCGCCGGCACTGACCAGTTCACCATGTACTCCTACTACCGTGACGAACTCGGCCTGCCCGAGATGGGGCTGGTGGGTCGGCAGCTGTGGCAACAGAGCGGGCTGTCGCCGGCGGACATCCAGACCGCGATCCTCTACGACCACTTCACGCCGTACACCCTGCTGCAGCTCGAGGAACTCGGGTTCTGCGGCAAGGGCGAGGCCAAGGACTTCATCGCCGGCGGCGCCATCGAGATCGGGGGGCGGCTGCCGATCAACACCCACGGCGGCCAACTCGGGGAGGCCTACATCCATGGGATGAACGGCATCGCCGAAGGTGTCCGTCAGCTCCGCGGGACGTCGGTCAATCAGGTCGACAACGTCGAGCACGTCCTTGTCACGGCGGGCACCGGGGTGCCGACGTCGGGGTTGATCCTGGGCTGA
- a CDS encoding bifunctional MaoC family dehydratase N-terminal/OB-fold nucleic acid binding domain-containing protein, with the protein MSANLQAGIDEIKAAGTSRPREARDPVNQPMIHHWVDALGDKNPIYVDEDAARAAGHPGIVAPPAMIQVWTMGGLGQGRAADDPLTKIMALFDEAGYVGVVATNCEQTYHRYLQPGEQLTIHAEITEVVGPKQTALGEGYFINQLITWTVPDGTAAGERVAEMNWRIMKFKPREGDQPAIPDDLDPDKLMRPASSKDTQFFWDGVNAHELRIQRRPDGTLQHPPVPALWQAAGHSPEEGVDYVVASGLGTVYSCVVHHAPKVPGRTLPFVIALVELAEGVRMLGELRNVDVDKVKIGMPVRAMFIDFPDSDVSPAWTLYAWEPQP; encoded by the coding sequence ATGAGCGCGAACTTGCAGGCCGGTATCGACGAGATCAAGGCGGCCGGCACCAGCCGGCCCCGCGAGGCCCGAGACCCGGTGAATCAGCCGATGATTCACCACTGGGTGGACGCCCTGGGCGACAAGAACCCGATCTACGTCGACGAGGACGCTGCGCGGGCCGCCGGGCACCCCGGCATCGTCGCACCGCCCGCGATGATCCAGGTGTGGACGATGGGTGGGCTCGGCCAGGGCCGCGCCGCCGACGATCCGTTGACCAAGATCATGGCGCTGTTCGACGAGGCCGGCTACGTCGGGGTGGTGGCCACCAACTGCGAGCAGACCTACCATCGGTACCTGCAGCCGGGGGAGCAGCTCACCATTCATGCGGAGATCACCGAGGTGGTGGGGCCCAAGCAAACCGCGTTGGGCGAGGGCTACTTCATCAACCAGCTGATCACCTGGACCGTCCCCGACGGCACCGCCGCCGGGGAACGGGTCGCCGAGATGAACTGGCGCATCATGAAGTTCAAGCCGCGCGAGGGTGACCAGCCGGCGATCCCCGACGACCTCGACCCCGACAAGTTGATGCGTCCGGCGTCGTCGAAGGACACCCAGTTCTTCTGGGACGGGGTCAATGCGCACGAACTGCGCATCCAGCGTCGTCCCGACGGGACGTTGCAGCACCCCCCGGTACCCGCGCTGTGGCAGGCCGCGGGGCACAGCCCGGAGGAAGGCGTGGACTATGTCGTCGCATCCGGGCTCGGTACGGTGTACAGCTGCGTGGTGCACCACGCGCCGAAGGTGCCGGGTCGCACCCTGCCCTTCGTCATCGCGCTGGTAGAACTCGCCGAAGGCGTGCGCATGCTCGGTGAGTTGCGCAACGTGGACGTCGACAAGGTGAAGATCGGAATGCCGGTGCGCGCCATGTTCATCGACTTTCCCGACAGTGACGTGAGTCCGGCGTGGACGCTGTACGCATGGGAGCCCCAGCCATGA
- a CDS encoding steroid 3-ketoacyl-CoA thiolase — protein sequence MGNPVIVEATRSPIGKRNGWLSGLHSTELLGAVQKALVEKAGISAGDVEQVIGGCVTQYGEQSNNISRVAWLTAGLPEHVGATTIDCQCGSAQQANHLIAGLIATGAIDVGIACGIEAMSRVGLGANAGPDRSIIRASSWDIDMPNQFDAAERIAKRRGITRADLDAFGLASQQKAKQAWAEGRFDREISPIEAPVLDENKRPTAERGIVSRDQGLRDTTAEGLAALKPVAEGGLHTAGTSSQISDGAAAVLWMDEDKAKALGLKPRARIVAQANVGAETYYHLDGPVQSTAKVLEKAGMKIGDIDLVEINEAFASVVLSWARVHEPDMDRVNVNGGAIALGHPVGSTGARLITTALHELERTDKNTALITMCAGGALSTGTIIERI from the coding sequence ATGGGTAATCCTGTCATCGTCGAAGCCACCCGCAGCCCCATCGGCAAGCGCAACGGCTGGCTGTCCGGTCTGCACTCCACCGAGCTTCTGGGTGCGGTGCAGAAGGCGCTCGTGGAGAAGGCCGGCATCAGCGCCGGCGACGTCGAGCAGGTCATCGGCGGCTGCGTCACGCAGTACGGCGAGCAGTCCAACAACATCTCCCGGGTGGCGTGGTTGACGGCGGGCCTGCCCGAGCACGTCGGCGCCACCACCATCGACTGCCAGTGCGGCAGCGCGCAGCAGGCGAACCACCTGATCGCCGGGCTGATCGCGACCGGCGCCATCGACGTCGGCATCGCCTGCGGCATCGAGGCGATGAGCCGGGTCGGGCTGGGCGCCAACGCCGGGCCGGACCGGTCGATCATCCGCGCGTCCTCCTGGGACATCGACATGCCCAATCAGTTCGACGCCGCCGAGCGCATCGCCAAGCGCCGCGGCATCACCCGCGCCGACCTGGACGCCTTCGGCCTGGCCTCGCAGCAGAAGGCCAAGCAGGCCTGGGCCGAGGGCCGGTTCGACCGGGAGATCTCGCCCATCGAGGCACCGGTGCTCGACGAGAACAAGCGCCCCACCGCGGAGCGTGGGATCGTCAGCCGCGACCAGGGATTGCGGGACACCACCGCCGAGGGGTTGGCCGCGCTGAAGCCGGTGGCCGAGGGCGGGTTGCACACCGCGGGCACGTCGTCGCAGATCTCCGACGGGGCTGCCGCGGTGCTGTGGATGGACGAAGACAAGGCGAAGGCCCTGGGCCTCAAGCCCCGCGCCCGCATCGTGGCCCAGGCCAACGTCGGCGCCGAAACCTACTACCACCTCGACGGCCCGGTGCAGTCCACGGCCAAGGTGCTCGAGAAGGCCGGCATGAAGATCGGCGACATCGACCTGGTCGAGATCAACGAGGCCTTCGCCTCGGTGGTGCTGTCCTGGGCTCGGGTGCACGAACCGGACATGGACCGGGTCAACGTCAACGGCGGTGCCATCGCGCTGGGGCATCCCGTCGGCTCCACCGGCGCCCGCCTGATCACCACCGCGCTGCACGAGTTGGAGCGCACCGACAAGAACACCGCGCTGATCACCATGTGCGCGGGTGGTGCGCTGTCCACCGGAACGATCATCGAGCGGATCTAG
- a CDS encoding nitroreductase family deazaflavin-dependent oxidoreductase gives MATPPKGLNSKQTGVIIKWMSRLNTWSYKATGGRLGAKWRGGSNRFSAPPPVGILTTIGRKSGQERESPLLFLREGDRVVLVASQGGRATNPMWYLNLKANPAVTFQIKNEKLKLTARDATAAEREQYWPKLDAIYPDFDNYRSWTDREIPIIICDPRSV, from the coding sequence ATGGCCACTCCGCCCAAGGGGCTGAACTCCAAGCAGACCGGCGTCATCATCAAATGGATGTCACGCCTGAACACCTGGTCCTACAAGGCCACCGGCGGTCGCCTGGGTGCGAAATGGCGGGGCGGTTCCAACCGCTTCTCGGCGCCTCCCCCGGTCGGCATCCTCACCACGATCGGCCGCAAGTCCGGCCAGGAGCGGGAGAGTCCGCTGCTGTTTCTGCGCGAGGGCGACCGGGTCGTCCTGGTGGCCTCGCAAGGCGGCCGCGCGACCAACCCGATGTGGTATCTCAACCTCAAGGCCAACCCCGCGGTGACGTTCCAGATCAAGAACGAAAAGCTGAAGCTGACCGCTCGCGACGCCACCGCCGCCGAGCGCGAGCAGTACTGGCCGAAGCTGGACGCGATCTACCCGGACTTCGACAACTACCGGTCCTGGACCGATCGCGAGATCCCGATCATCATCTGCGATCCGCGCTCGGTGTAA
- a CDS encoding MaoC family dehydratase yields MPINLDEALGAELEPVEFSWSSSDIQLYHLGLGAGAAPMDPRELRYLVDNTPQVLPTFGNVAQSFHLTEPPAVQFPGIDIELNKVLHASEGISTPGPIPPSGTATAVTRFTEIWDKGKAAVIWSETTATAPDGTVLWTQKRSIFARGEGGFGGDRGPSTSTELPDRAPDLELDIVTLPQQALLYRLCGDRNPLHSDPEFAAAMGFPRPILHGLCTYGMTCKALVDNILDADAAAVKSYSARMAGVVFPGETLRANLWKDNDGFVGVVTVPERGDEVVLSGVELIPA; encoded by the coding sequence ATGCCCATCAACCTCGACGAGGCGCTCGGCGCCGAACTCGAACCCGTCGAATTCTCCTGGAGCAGCAGCGACATCCAGCTCTATCACCTGGGCCTGGGTGCCGGCGCCGCGCCGATGGATCCGCGCGAACTGCGCTACCTTGTCGACAACACCCCGCAGGTGTTGCCGACGTTCGGCAACGTCGCGCAGAGCTTCCACCTGACCGAACCTCCCGCGGTGCAGTTCCCCGGCATCGACATCGAGTTGAACAAGGTGCTGCACGCCAGCGAGGGCATCTCCACCCCCGGTCCCATCCCGCCGTCGGGCACTGCGACCGCGGTGACCCGGTTCACCGAGATCTGGGACAAGGGCAAGGCGGCCGTCATCTGGTCGGAGACCACCGCCACCGCCCCCGACGGCACGGTGCTGTGGACGCAGAAGCGGTCGATCTTCGCCCGCGGCGAGGGCGGATTCGGCGGCGACCGCGGCCCGTCCACCTCCACGGAGCTGCCGGACCGCGCGCCCGATCTGGAACTCGACATCGTCACCTTGCCCCAGCAGGCGTTGCTCTACCGGCTCTGCGGCGACCGCAACCCGCTGCACTCCGATCCGGAATTCGCTGCGGCCATGGGCTTTCCGCGGCCGATCCTGCACGGTCTGTGCACCTACGGCATGACCTGCAAGGCGCTGGTGGACAACATCCTGGATGCCGACGCGGCCGCGGTGAAGTCTTACAGCGCCCGGATGGCCGGTGTGGTGTTCCCGGGTGAGACGCTGCGCGCCAACCTGTGGAAGGACAACGACGGATTCGTCGGCGTGGTCACGGTGCCCGAACGCGGCGACGAGGTCGTGCTCTCCGGGGTGGAGTTGATCCCCGCCTGA
- a CDS encoding cytochrome P450 has translation MAAPNIASDFDFLDADLNLAGLPVKELAELRKSDPVHWVDVPGGTAGFGDKGYWLIAKHADVREVSRRSDVFSSSMDGAIPVWPEGMTREAIDLQRNVLLNMDAPHHTRLRRIISRGFTPRAIGRLKDELNRRAQNIVTTAAAGGSGDFVEQVSCELPLQAIADLLGVPQDDRDKLFRWSNEMTAGDDPEYADIDPAMSSFEVITYAMKMAEERTKNPGDDIVTQLVQADIDGEKLTDDEFGFFVIMLAVAGNETSRNSITHGMIAFTQNPDQWELYKRERPATAVDEIIRWATPVSAFQRTASEDTELSGVKIKKGERVVMSYRSANFDEEVFEDPFTFNILRDPNPHVGFGGTGAHYCIGANLARMTIDLIFNAIADHMPDLTPTGEPERLKSGWLNGVKHWPVNFTGQS, from the coding sequence ATGGCCGCCCCGAATATCGCCAGCGACTTCGACTTCCTCGACGCCGATCTCAACCTGGCCGGTCTGCCGGTCAAGGAGCTCGCCGAACTCCGTAAATCGGACCCGGTGCACTGGGTCGACGTGCCCGGCGGCACCGCCGGATTCGGTGACAAGGGCTACTGGCTGATCGCCAAGCACGCCGACGTGCGCGAGGTGTCCCGCCGCAGCGACGTGTTCAGCAGTTCGATGGACGGCGCCATCCCGGTGTGGCCGGAGGGGATGACGCGCGAGGCCATCGACCTGCAGCGCAACGTGCTGCTCAACATGGACGCCCCGCACCACACCCGGCTGCGGCGCATCATCTCCCGCGGCTTCACCCCGCGTGCCATCGGGCGGCTCAAGGACGAACTCAACCGGCGAGCCCAGAACATCGTCACCACCGCGGCGGCCGGGGGCAGCGGCGACTTCGTCGAGCAGGTGTCCTGTGAACTCCCGCTGCAGGCGATCGCCGACCTGCTCGGGGTGCCGCAGGACGACCGCGACAAGTTGTTCCGGTGGTCCAACGAGATGACCGCCGGTGACGATCCCGAGTACGCCGACATCGACCCGGCGATGTCCTCCTTCGAGGTCATCACCTACGCCATGAAGATGGCCGAGGAACGCACCAAGAATCCGGGCGACGACATCGTCACCCAGCTGGTCCAGGCCGACATCGACGGCGAGAAGCTCACCGACGACGAGTTCGGCTTCTTCGTCATCATGCTCGCGGTGGCCGGCAACGAGACCTCTCGCAACTCGATCACCCACGGCATGATCGCGTTCACCCAGAACCCGGATCAGTGGGAGCTCTACAAGCGGGAACGCCCGGCCACCGCCGTCGACGAGATCATCCGCTGGGCCACCCCGGTGTCGGCCTTCCAGCGCACCGCCAGCGAGGACACCGAGCTGTCCGGGGTCAAGATCAAGAAGGGCGAGCGGGTGGTCATGTCCTACCGCTCGGCCAACTTCGACGAAGAGGTCTTCGAGGACCCGTTCACGTTCAACATCCTGCGCGACCCCAATCCGCACGTCGGTTTCGGCGGCACCGGGGCGCACTACTGCATCGGCGCCAACCTGGCCCGCATGACGATCGACCTGATCTTCAACGCGATCGCCGACCACATGCCGGATCTCACGCCGACCGGCGAGCCCGAGCGCCTAAAGTCGGGGTGGCTCAACGGCGTCAAGCACTGGCCGGTGAACTTCACCGGACAGTCCTAG
- the kstD gene encoding 3-oxosteroid 1-dehydrogenase, which translates to MFYMTGQEYDVVVVGSGGAGMVAALTAAHQGLSTVVVEKAPHYGGSTARSGGGVWIPNNRVLQRDGVTDSKDAARTYLHTIVGDVVPAEKIDTYLDRGPEMLDFVLEHSPLKLCWVPNYSDYYPETPGGRAGGRSVEPKPFDAKKLGPDLDGLEPPYGKVPMNMVVLQQDYVRLNQLKRHPRGLLRSLKVGVRTMWANATGKNLVGMGRALIAPLRIGLREAGVPVQLNTALTDLFIEDGVVRGIYVRDTQASESEEPRLIRARRGVILCSGGFEHNEQMRVKYQRAPISTEWTVGAKANTGDGILAAEKLGAALEIMEDSWWGPTVPLVDSPWFALSERNSPGSIIVNMSGNRFMNESMPYVEACHHMYGGQYGQGPGPGENIPAWLIFDQRYRDRYIFAGLQPGQRIPKKWLESGVIVSAPTLDELATKAGLPAGAFKATVERFNGFARSGVDEDFHRGESAYDRYYGDPTNKPNPNLGEINHGPFYAAKLVPGDLGTKGGVRTDIHGRALRDDGSVIAGLYAAGNVSSPVMGHTYPGPGGTIGPAMTFGYLAALHIASEAHPGKA; encoded by the coding sequence GTGTTCTACATGACTGGTCAGGAGTATGACGTCGTCGTGGTGGGTAGCGGCGGCGCGGGCATGGTCGCCGCCCTCACCGCCGCCCATCAGGGCCTTTCAACGGTAGTCGTTGAGAAGGCCCCGCACTATGGGGGTTCCACTGCGCGGTCAGGTGGCGGCGTCTGGATCCCGAACAACCGGGTCCTGCAGCGCGACGGTGTCACGGACAGCAAGGACGCCGCCCGCACCTACCTGCACACAATCGTCGGTGACGTGGTGCCGGCCGAGAAGATCGACACCTACCTGGACCGCGGTCCGGAGATGCTCGACTTCGTTCTCGAGCACTCCCCGCTGAAGCTCTGCTGGGTGCCCAACTACTCCGATTACTACCCGGAGACCCCCGGCGGCCGCGCGGGCGGACGTTCGGTCGAACCCAAGCCGTTCGACGCCAAGAAGCTCGGCCCCGACCTCGACGGCTTGGAGCCGCCGTACGGGAAGGTCCCGATGAACATGGTGGTGCTGCAGCAGGACTACGTCCGCCTCAATCAGCTCAAGCGCCACCCACGCGGACTGCTGCGCAGCCTCAAGGTCGGCGTCCGCACCATGTGGGCCAACGCCACCGGCAAGAACCTGGTGGGTATGGGGCGCGCCCTGATCGCGCCGCTGCGCATCGGCCTGCGTGAGGCGGGCGTACCGGTCCAGTTGAACACCGCCTTGACCGACCTCTTCATCGAGGACGGCGTGGTGCGCGGCATCTACGTGCGTGACACGCAGGCATCGGAATCTGAAGAGCCACGGCTGATCCGGGCTCGGCGAGGGGTGATTCTGTGCAGCGGCGGCTTCGAGCACAACGAACAGATGCGGGTGAAGTACCAGCGCGCCCCGATCAGCACCGAATGGACCGTGGGCGCCAAGGCCAACACGGGTGACGGCATCCTGGCCGCGGAGAAGCTCGGCGCGGCGCTGGAGATCATGGAGGATTCGTGGTGGGGACCCACCGTCCCCCTCGTCGACTCGCCCTGGTTCGCCCTGTCCGAACGCAACTCGCCGGGCTCGATCATCGTCAACATGTCCGGCAACCGGTTCATGAACGAGTCCATGCCCTACGTCGAGGCCTGCCACCACATGTACGGTGGTCAGTACGGACAGGGCCCCGGTCCCGGCGAGAACATTCCGGCCTGGCTGATCTTCGACCAGCGGTACCGCGACCGCTACATCTTCGCCGGCCTCCAGCCGGGGCAACGGATCCCGAAGAAGTGGTTGGAGTCCGGCGTGATCGTGTCGGCGCCGACCCTCGACGAGCTGGCCACCAAGGCCGGCCTGCCCGCCGGCGCGTTCAAGGCCACCGTCGAACGTTTCAACGGCTTCGCCCGGTCCGGCGTGGACGAAGACTTCCATCGCGGCGAGAGCGCCTACGACCGCTACTACGGCGACCCCACCAACAAGCCGAACCCGAACCTGGGCGAGATCAACCACGGCCCGTTCTACGCGGCCAAGCTGGTGCCCGGCGACCTCGGCACCAAGGGCGGCGTCCGCACCGACATCCACGGCCGAGCCCTGCGCGACGACGGCTCGGTGATCGCCGGACTCTACGCGGCCGGTAATGTCAGTTCGCCGGTCATGGGACACACCTATCCCGGCCCCGGCGGCACCATCGGTCCCGCGATGACGTTCGGCTACCTCGCCGCGCTGCACATCGCGAGCGAAGCGCACCCCGGAAAGGCCTGA
- a CDS encoding acyl-CoA dehydrogenase family protein — protein MDFTPDEGQQAVADVVTSVLGRDNSWQALVDGGVTALGVPERLGGDGVGLAEIATALTEIGRHGTVSPALAVLGLGLVPLLDLASDAQQDLYLAELGKGGVLTAALNEPGATLPERPSVRLNQGRLSGTKIGVPYADQAQWILVSADTGVAVVAGDATGLAVTKTPTANGSDEFVLTFDDVEADVLGGAEVRRLNQLALATIGAFAAGLVAGALRLTADYVATREQFGRPLSTFQTVAAQLSEVYIASRTISLVSNSVTWRLTEGLDAEEDLAVLGYWLTSQAPPAMRICHHLHGGMGMDITYPMDRYYSSIKDLTRLLGGPSHRLDLVGA, from the coding sequence GTGGATTTCACTCCGGACGAAGGCCAGCAGGCTGTCGCCGATGTTGTCACCTCCGTCCTGGGCCGCGACAACAGTTGGCAAGCCCTGGTGGACGGCGGGGTCACCGCGCTCGGCGTGCCCGAACGTCTCGGTGGTGACGGCGTCGGCCTGGCCGAGATCGCCACGGCGCTGACCGAGATCGGCCGGCACGGCACCGTCAGCCCCGCGCTGGCCGTCCTCGGACTGGGTCTGGTGCCGCTGCTCGACCTGGCGTCCGATGCGCAGCAGGACCTCTACCTGGCGGAGTTGGGCAAGGGCGGGGTGCTCACCGCGGCGCTCAATGAACCCGGTGCGACGCTGCCGGAGCGGCCGTCGGTCCGGCTGAACCAGGGTCGTCTGAGTGGAACCAAAATCGGTGTGCCGTATGCGGATCAGGCCCAGTGGATCCTGGTCTCCGCCGATACCGGAGTCGCCGTCGTCGCCGGAGACGCGACGGGGCTGGCCGTCACCAAGACGCCCACGGCCAACGGTTCCGACGAGTTCGTCCTGACGTTCGACGACGTCGAGGCCGACGTGCTCGGCGGCGCCGAGGTGCGCCGGCTGAACCAGTTGGCGCTGGCGACAATCGGCGCGTTCGCCGCCGGCCTGGTCGCCGGCGCGCTGCGGCTGACCGCCGACTACGTGGCCACCCGTGAACAGTTCGGGCGACCGCTGTCGACGTTCCAGACCGTGGCGGCGCAACTGTCCGAGGTGTACATCGCCTCGCGCACCATCTCCTTGGTGTCGAACTCCGTGACGTGGCGGCTGACCGAAGGCCTGGACGCCGAGGAGGATCTGGCCGTGCTGGGCTACTGGCTGACCTCGCAGGCGCCGCCGGCCATGCGGATCTGCCACCACCTGCACGGCGGCATGGGCATGGACATCACCTATCCGATGGACCGCTACTACTCGTCGATCAAGGACCTGACCCGCCTGCTGGGCGGCCCCTCGCATCGCCTCGACCTGGTGGGAGCGTAA
- a CDS encoding MaoC family dehydratase: MGAPAMSTIEVGTALPELAIYGDPTFIVSTAIATRDYQDVHHDRDKAQAKGSKDIFVNILTDTGLVQRYLTDWAGPSARIKSIGLRLGVPWYAYDTVTFTGEVTAVEGASVTVKVTGANSLGNHVIATATLTLGDS, encoded by the coding sequence ATGGGAGCCCCAGCCATGAGCACCATCGAAGTCGGCACCGCGTTGCCGGAACTGGCGATCTACGGTGACCCGACGTTCATCGTCTCCACCGCCATCGCCACCCGCGACTACCAAGATGTACACCACGACCGGGACAAGGCGCAGGCCAAGGGTTCCAAGGACATCTTCGTCAACATCCTCACCGACACCGGGCTGGTCCAGCGTTACCTGACCGACTGGGCCGGGCCATCCGCGCGGATCAAGTCGATCGGGCTGCGGCTCGGCGTGCCCTGGTACGCCTACGACACCGTGACCTTCACCGGCGAGGTGACCGCGGTCGAAGGTGCGTCGGTGACGGTCAAGGTGACCGGCGCCAACAGCCTGGGTAACCACGTGATCGCTACCGCCACACTGACATTGGGGGACAGCTGA
- the fadE29 gene encoding acyl-CoA dehydrogenase FadE29 — protein MYIELTPEQRALQAELREYFSTLITPEEAAAMESDRHNEAYRAVIKRMGSDGKLGVGWPKEYGGLGFGPIEQQIFVNEANRADVPLPMVTLQTVGPTLQVHGTEEQKKKFLPGILSGDVHFAIGYSEPEAGTDLASLRTTAVRHGDEYIVNGQKMWTTGAHDADYIWLACRTDPDAAKHKGISILIVDTKDPGYSWTPIILSDGAHHTNASYYNDVRVPADMLVGEENGGWKLITTQLNHERVGLGPAGRVAGIYDQVRDWAATPGSDGVVPIEQEGARRLLGQIKAIWRINELLNWQVAASGETIAVADAAATKVFSTERIQEVGRLAEELVGRYGNPADAHTAAVLDWLDKMTKRNLVITFGGGVNEVMREMIAAAGLRVPRVPR, from the coding sequence ATGTACATCGAGTTGACGCCCGAGCAACGGGCGCTGCAAGCCGAACTGCGGGAATACTTTTCGACCCTCATCACCCCCGAAGAGGCCGCGGCGATGGAGTCCGACCGCCACAACGAGGCCTACCGTGCAGTGATCAAGCGGATGGGGTCCGACGGCAAGCTCGGTGTGGGGTGGCCCAAGGAGTACGGCGGCCTCGGGTTCGGCCCGATCGAGCAACAGATCTTCGTCAACGAGGCGAACCGCGCGGATGTACCGCTGCCGATGGTCACGCTGCAGACCGTCGGGCCCACGTTGCAGGTGCACGGCACCGAGGAACAGAAGAAGAAGTTCCTCCCCGGAATCCTCTCCGGTGACGTGCATTTCGCGATCGGGTATTCCGAACCCGAGGCGGGCACCGACCTGGCGTCGCTGCGGACCACGGCGGTGCGCCATGGTGACGAATACATCGTCAACGGGCAGAAGATGTGGACCACGGGCGCGCACGACGCGGACTACATCTGGCTGGCCTGCCGGACCGATCCGGATGCGGCCAAGCACAAGGGCATCTCGATCCTGATCGTCGACACCAAGGACCCCGGCTACTCCTGGACGCCGATCATCCTCTCCGACGGGGCACACCACACCAACGCCTCGTACTACAACGACGTGCGGGTGCCGGCTGACATGCTCGTCGGCGAGGAGAACGGCGGCTGGAAGCTCATCACCACCCAGCTCAACCACGAGCGCGTCGGTCTGGGCCCGGCCGGCCGGGTCGCGGGGATCTACGATCAGGTCCGGGACTGGGCGGCCACACCCGGGTCCGACGGCGTCGTCCCGATCGAGCAGGAGGGCGCGCGTCGCCTCCTCGGTCAGATCAAGGCAATCTGGCGGATCAACGAGTTGCTCAACTGGCAGGTCGCGGCCTCGGGGGAGACCATCGCGGTCGCCGACGCCGCCGCCACCAAAGTCTTTTCCACCGAACGCATCCAGGAAGTGGGGCGGCTGGCCGAGGAGTTGGTGGGCCGCTACGGCAACCCGGCCGACGCCCACACCGCCGCGGTGCTGGACTGGCTCGACAAGATGACCAAGCGGAACTTGGTCATCACCTTCGGCGGTGGTGTCAACGAGGTGATGCGCGAGATGATCGCGGCCGCCGGGCTCAGGGTCCCGAGGGTGCCGCGATGA